A single region of the Latilactobacillus curvatus JCM 1096 = DSM 20019 genome encodes:
- the nagA gene encoding N-acetylglucosamine-6-phosphate deacetylase has product MAVKVLKHAVIYTGDDVIEDGYIRFDDKILAVGPMFDYKAQAGEEIQDVKGKTIIPGFIDVHCHGGYGFDAMDGDADQIDEMATKMMQNEGVTTLFATTMTQSNENIANAMRGVKAAAEKNPLIQGVHLEGPFIAPIFKGAQPEQFIKDPDVDLLDEWNKLSGNRVRLITYAPEDPGSKAFEDYCLAHNIVPSVGHSNATREQMLESKATHVTHLYNAQREFKHREPGVTGHAMLEDNMYAELIADGFHIVPDMIKLAYEQKGAERIDLVTDSMRAKGIAEGESELGGQKVIVKDKQARLEDGTLAGSVLTYIDAFKNIQTFTGCETFEAVMMSSVNQAEEFGLTQKGKLEEGRDADFNILDHQQNLVATYSFGNGYQH; this is encoded by the coding sequence ATGGCAGTAAAAGTATTAAAACATGCGGTAATCTATACAGGTGACGACGTTATCGAAGACGGTTATATTCGTTTCGATGATAAAATTTTGGCAGTGGGCCCAATGTTCGACTACAAGGCACAAGCTGGCGAAGAAATTCAAGACGTTAAAGGCAAGACAATCATTCCTGGCTTTATTGACGTTCACTGTCACGGTGGTTATGGTTTTGATGCAATGGACGGCGATGCTGACCAAATCGACGAAATGGCAACTAAGATGATGCAAAATGAAGGGGTCACAACCTTATTTGCAACAACGATGACGCAATCAAACGAAAACATTGCTAATGCTATGCGCGGTGTTAAAGCAGCGGCTGAAAAGAACCCATTAATTCAAGGTGTTCATTTGGAAGGCCCATTCATCGCACCAATCTTCAAGGGTGCTCAACCAGAACAATTCATTAAAGATCCAGACGTTGACTTATTGGACGAATGGAATAAGTTATCAGGTAACCGCGTGCGTTTAATTACTTATGCACCAGAAGATCCTGGTTCAAAAGCATTCGAAGACTACTGCTTAGCACACAACATCGTGCCTTCAGTTGGTCATAGTAATGCAACGCGTGAACAAATGCTTGAAAGTAAAGCAACGCATGTTACCCATTTATACAATGCCCAACGTGAATTCAAGCACCGCGAACCTGGTGTTACAGGTCACGCAATGTTAGAAGACAACATGTACGCTGAATTAATCGCTGATGGTTTCCATATCGTGCCTGACATGATTAAATTAGCTTACGAACAAAAAGGTGCAGAACGGATCGACCTTGTGACTGATTCAATGCGGGCTAAAGGGATTGCTGAAGGCGAAAGTGAATTAGGCGGCCAAAAAGTCATTGTTAAAGACAAACAAGCTCGCTTAGAAGATGGCACTTTAGCCGGATCAGTGTTAACATATATCGATGCCTTCAAGAACATCCAAACATTCACAGGTTGTGAAACGTTTGAAGCCGTTATGATGTCAAGTGTCAACCAAGCCGAAGAATTTGGCTTAACACAAAAAGGTAAATTAGAAGAAGGTCGGGATGCTGATTTCAACATCTTAGATCATCAACAAAACTTAGTCGCAACTTACAGCTTTGGGAACGGCTATCAACATTAA
- a CDS encoding Gfo/Idh/MocA family protein — MLKIGVIGLGNIAQKAYLPVMAQMQDRVDWVLCTRQPAKLAQLQAQYHLESGCLSFDTLLEQPLDAVFIHTPTATHYQYVKQALLHGLHVFVDKPLSENPLEVAELYKLAASKERLLTVGFNRRFAPFLQKLNHLPDKQLINITKTRVATSQPTPFAIYDLMIHTIDTALFLADSLGTNYKIRPYCQQDANGNLQLAQLTIETPRQLISATLNMQSGTNQEIASLQTPHGLFTVDNLTRYTTQAAEDSRIQTAADWTPTLETRGFAPMIDAFITALETNGANPIPLESSLLTHQLCHEMVHFTK; from the coding sequence ATGTTAAAAATCGGTGTTATTGGACTAGGAAACATTGCACAAAAAGCATATTTACCTGTAATGGCGCAGATGCAAGACCGGGTCGATTGGGTCTTATGTACGCGCCAACCGGCTAAATTAGCGCAGCTTCAAGCGCAATATCATTTAGAAAGTGGCTGCCTATCATTTGACACATTACTCGAACAACCACTCGACGCAGTTTTCATTCACACCCCAACTGCAACCCACTATCAATATGTTAAACAGGCCTTGCTCCATGGTTTACACGTTTTTGTCGATAAACCCTTAAGTGAAAATCCACTGGAAGTCGCCGAATTATACAAACTCGCGGCTAGCAAAGAACGGCTCTTAACGGTCGGCTTCAACCGCCGTTTTGCCCCATTTTTGCAAAAATTAAATCACTTACCCGATAAACAACTGATCAACATCACTAAAACACGCGTGGCAACGAGCCAACCAACGCCCTTTGCCATTTATGACCTGATGATTCATACCATTGATACGGCGCTTTTCTTGGCTGATTCACTAGGTACCAATTACAAAATCCGTCCATACTGTCAGCAGGATGCAAACGGCAATTTACAACTCGCGCAATTAACCATTGAAACACCGCGCCAATTAATCAGCGCGACTTTAAATATGCAAAGTGGTACCAATCAAGAAATTGCAAGTCTCCAGACACCACACGGGTTATTCACTGTCGATAATCTAACGCGCTACACAACACAAGCGGCAGAAGACAGTCGTATTCAAACTGCAGCTGACTGGACGCCTACGCTTGAAACGCGGGGCTTTGCGCCAATGATTGATGCGTTTATTACTGCCCTTGAAACTAACGGCGCAAATCCTATCCCACTAGAAAGTAGCTTACTCACCCACCAACTCTGTCATGAGATGGTCCACTTTACAAAATAA
- the proC gene encoding pyrroline-5-carboxylate reductase: MKIGFIGVGNMAQAMIKGLVKANQVATTDILVHGGHPANYADFVAEQRITAVADNNSVVEQADIVFLAVKPYIVPQVLAETNAAFKAHQPLMVSMAAGLSLDKLAEQSAADLPILRIMPNVNVANRAGIAAVVGNEQVNADQLARVKDVLAQLGGVVEIGEKDFTTFSALAGSSPAFVYLFIDSMARAGVKHGLTKKAATEIAAQAVLGSAQNVLMSDDSPWDLVDQVSSPGGTTVAGLLAMEEAGLMTAVVKGIDATIAKDLESQK; encoded by the coding sequence ATGAAAATTGGATTTATTGGTGTCGGTAACATGGCACAAGCAATGATTAAAGGCTTAGTGAAAGCTAATCAAGTCGCAACAACGGATATTTTAGTGCATGGCGGACATCCGGCGAACTATGCGGATTTTGTGGCTGAACAACGGATTACAGCTGTTGCGGATAACAATTCAGTGGTTGAACAAGCCGATATCGTTTTTTTAGCGGTAAAACCATATATTGTGCCACAGGTTTTAGCAGAAACAAATGCAGCCTTTAAAGCACATCAACCATTGATGGTTTCAATGGCAGCAGGTTTATCACTTGATAAATTAGCAGAACAATCTGCCGCAGATTTACCAATTCTACGCATCATGCCAAATGTTAACGTGGCCAACCGTGCAGGGATTGCAGCTGTTGTTGGTAACGAACAAGTCAATGCAGACCAATTGGCTCGTGTGAAAGATGTCCTTGCACAACTGGGGGGCGTGGTTGAAATCGGCGAAAAAGATTTCACAACTTTCAGTGCGCTTGCCGGTAGTTCACCAGCATTTGTTTACCTATTCATTGATTCAATGGCGCGGGCCGGCGTTAAACACGGTTTAACAAAGAAAGCCGCAACTGAAATTGCAGCCCAAGCTGTTTTAGGGAGTGCCCAAAACGTGCTTATGAGTGATGATTCACCTTGGGACTTAGTGGATCAAGTTTCATCACCAGGTGGCACAACCGTTGCTGGCTTGTTAGCAATGGAAGAAGCCGGCTTAATGACAGCAGTGGTTAAAGGCATCGACGCAACAATTGCGAAGGATTTAGAAAGCCAAAAATAG
- a CDS encoding peptide MFS transporter, with product MEEKQEKTFFGQPHGLSTLFFTEMWERFSYYGMRAILLFYMYFALDKGGLGFDKTTAMSVMAIYGSMVYLASVVGGWLSDRIWGSFKTVFIGGVLIMLGHIALAMPMGATALFISIALIVAGTGLLKPNVSEMVGSLYSENDRRRDAGFSMFVFGINLGSFVAPILVGAVGQKIDFHLGFSLAAVGMFFGLIQYYRGRSQFSKENSKPNDPIAPEELSSVIRKIVIGVVVVVAVVLGMQFTGNLNIDNIVLMISIIAIALPIVYFSRMLGSKKVTKKERSRVIAYIPLFIAAAIFWGIEESGSVVLALFAEDRTILNIGGHSLAASNFQSLNPLFIMLLTPFFVWLWSAWKKQPSAPGKFAVGLIFAGLSYMFMALPGLLHGTAGRVSPFWLIGSWFIVEIAEMLISPIGLSITTKLAPKAFQSQMMSMWFLADAAGQAINAQLVRLYSPQTEIRYFLGIGIVSAIFGIVLIFFVKPIHKLMEGVN from the coding sequence ATGGAAGAGAAACAAGAAAAAACATTCTTTGGGCAACCGCATGGGCTATCAACACTGTTCTTCACTGAAATGTGGGAACGGTTTAGCTACTACGGGATGCGTGCAATTCTATTATTCTATATGTATTTTGCTTTAGATAAGGGTGGTCTTGGCTTTGACAAGACGACTGCAATGTCTGTGATGGCAATCTATGGTTCGATGGTTTACCTAGCCAGCGTTGTTGGTGGTTGGTTAAGTGATCGGATCTGGGGGAGCTTCAAAACCGTCTTCATCGGTGGTGTCTTGATTATGTTAGGCCATATTGCCTTAGCAATGCCGATGGGTGCGACAGCTTTATTTATTTCAATTGCTTTGATTGTTGCAGGGACTGGGTTATTAAAACCTAACGTTTCTGAAATGGTTGGTAGTTTGTATAGTGAAAATGATCGTCGCCGTGATGCTGGTTTCAGTATGTTCGTCTTCGGGATTAACTTGGGCTCATTTGTCGCTCCAATTCTTGTTGGGGCTGTCGGTCAAAAAATTGATTTTCACTTAGGCTTCTCATTAGCCGCTGTCGGGATGTTCTTTGGTTTAATCCAATACTACCGCGGTCGTTCTCAATTCAGTAAAGAAAATTCAAAACCTAATGATCCAATTGCGCCAGAAGAATTATCAAGCGTTATTCGTAAAATTGTGATTGGTGTTGTGGTCGTCGTTGCCGTAGTATTAGGTATGCAATTTACAGGCAACTTAAACATTGATAACATTGTCTTGATGATTTCAATCATTGCGATTGCATTACCAATTGTGTACTTCTCACGGATGTTGGGCAGCAAGAAAGTGACTAAGAAGGAACGTTCACGCGTTATAGCTTATATTCCACTCTTTATTGCAGCTGCTATTTTCTGGGGAATTGAAGAATCTGGCTCCGTTGTTCTGGCTTTATTTGCAGAAGATCGGACAATTCTAAACATTGGTGGGCATAGCTTAGCTGCATCAAATTTCCAATCATTGAATCCATTATTTATTATGCTTCTAACGCCATTCTTTGTATGGTTATGGAGTGCTTGGAAGAAACAACCATCTGCACCTGGTAAGTTTGCTGTTGGTTTAATCTTCGCTGGTTTATCATACATGTTTATGGCACTTCCTGGATTATTACACGGTACCGCTGGCCGAGTTAGCCCATTCTGGTTAATCGGTTCATGGTTCATCGTTGAAATTGCTGAAATGTTAATTTCACCAATTGGGTTGTCAATTACAACAAAATTAGCGCCAAAGGCATTCCAATCACAAATGATGAGTATGTGGTTCTTAGCAGATGCTGCGGGCCAAGCAATTAATGCACAGCTTGTGCGTTTATATTCACCACAAACAGAAATTAGATATTTCTTAGGGATTGGGATTGTGAGTGCAATCTTCGGGATCGTCTTAATCTTCTTCGTTAAACCAATTCATAAGTTAATGGAAGGCGTTAACTAA
- a CDS encoding NUDIX hydrolase, whose translation MNPFTLTSLIPLRPDRWLTYYEAMYQNEHGDLMPYHFVSRDSNLTIETLKRPANASAVAMFCYNQNHSQVLLTKQFRQPLNDFVYGNPAGLVEPTESIKQAISRELMAETGYSLIEVEHCFAPSYSSPGLTDGAVSLAICTLDQAKQTDRTLEVDEALSILWVNRAEAQTILANEKMTGRTQILLWQWANEQ comes from the coding sequence ATGAACCCTTTTACACTAACATCTCTTATTCCATTACGACCTGATCGTTGGCTAACTTACTACGAAGCAATGTATCAAAATGAACACGGCGATTTAATGCCTTATCATTTTGTCAGTCGTGACTCTAACTTAACCATCGAGACTTTAAAACGACCAGCTAATGCCTCAGCGGTTGCAATGTTCTGCTACAATCAAAATCACTCACAGGTCTTACTGACTAAACAATTTAGACAGCCCCTTAATGATTTTGTCTATGGTAATCCCGCCGGTTTAGTTGAACCAACTGAGTCGATTAAACAAGCCATTTCCCGTGAGTTAATGGCGGAAACAGGTTACTCTCTTATTGAGGTTGAACATTGCTTTGCGCCAAGTTATTCCTCACCAGGCCTTACTGATGGCGCCGTTAGTCTAGCAATCTGTACTCTTGATCAAGCTAAACAAACAGACCGTACACTTGAAGTGGATGAAGCCTTAAGTATCCTGTGGGTTAATCGTGCTGAAGCACAGACGATCTTAGCCAATGAAAAAATGACTGGACGCACTCAGATTCTATTATGGCAATGGGCAAATGAACAATAA